The Kiritimatiellia bacterium genome contains a region encoding:
- a CDS encoding histone deacetylase family protein gives MTHGKIMLVVKNLKHALHAPKQELSVPHMVPIPYFESPMRIAQIEKALARMTGLQYCEPDAAGPEILRGIHAKEYISYIEKVGRMAIDDEDYRTPFVIPPRTRTFNTSHMIDHLALFAMDTTTPIGRHTFTSALHSAAVAATGARKILNGEKKVYCLCRPPGHHAEPSRYGGYCYFNNAAVAAEQLLLKTAKVSILDIDYHHGNGTQEIFYRRNDLQYVSVHADPRIDYPYYTGFKNERGQGRGLGFNLNLPVPKDTGDNEYLTFIEQGLTAIGKFKAEMLIVSLGVDTYTVDPVGALKLSQEVFGDIGCLIKQINLPVLVLQEGGYNVRDIGTLVSNFLKGLGV, from the coding sequence ATGACTCATGGTAAAATCATGCTGGTTGTCAAAAATTTAAAACACGCCCTGCATGCTCCCAAGCAGGAATTATCCGTGCCGCACATGGTGCCGATTCCTTACTTTGAATCTCCGATGCGCATCGCGCAGATAGAAAAAGCGCTGGCGCGGATGACCGGATTACAATATTGCGAACCCGACGCCGCGGGTCCGGAGATATTGCGAGGAATCCACGCCAAGGAATATATAAGTTATATAGAAAAAGTCGGGAGAATGGCAATTGACGACGAAGATTACCGGACTCCATTTGTGATCCCGCCGCGGACGCGCACCTTCAATACCTCCCATATGATTGACCACCTGGCGTTGTTTGCCATGGATACCACAACCCCCATCGGCCGGCACACTTTTACGAGCGCGCTGCATTCCGCTGCGGTGGCCGCCACTGGCGCGCGGAAAATATTGAACGGCGAGAAGAAGGTGTATTGTCTATGCCGGCCGCCGGGACATCATGCAGAACCTTCCCGCTATGGAGGCTACTGTTATTTTAACAACGCAGCGGTCGCGGCGGAACAATTACTTTTAAAAACCGCAAAAGTCTCAATACTTGACATAGATTATCATCATGGGAACGGCACACAGGAGATTTTTTATCGCCGCAATGATCTTCAGTATGTTTCCGTGCACGCGGACCCGCGCATTGATTATCCGTACTATACGGGTTTTAAAAATGAGCGCGGCCAGGGGCGGGGACTTGGGTTTAACCTCAATCTGCCCGTGCCCAAGGATACGGGCGATAATGAATATTTAACATTTATTGAACAAGGCCTTACGGCGATCGGCAAATTTAAAGCCGAAATGTTGATCGTTTCGCTCGGCGTGGATACTTACACGGTTGATCCCGTCGGGGCGCTAAAATTGTCGCAGGAAGTTTTCGGGGACATCGGGTGTTTGATAAAGCAGATTAACCTGCCCGTCCTTGTCCTGCAAGAGGGGGGATATAATGTCCGCGATATCGGGACGCTGGTTTCCAATTTTCTAAAAGGCTTGGGCGTTTAA
- a CDS encoding transporter substrate-binding domain-containing protein — protein sequence MKRFLCVIGLAAAVMFLPACRTISSLSGSGAKALMIGVSPNYPPLMFMQNGGIAGAEVDLASELGKALNRPVRFLQVRWDDQIDTLLAGRIDIIMSGMTITAARKVRIAFSDPYLQLGIMPLVRTRDAAKYSSAEKIINGDARIGVERGSTADVFANRSCRSTSISYVQPIDAYFFLVNRRIDVFLHDGPGVIWLAAKHEADLQAIRLPLTRDDIAWGLRKDDTELLAAVNRALAAWKKDGTLQKILDKWLPTERN from the coding sequence ATGAAACGTTTTTTGTGCGTCATAGGTTTAGCCGCCGCCGTCATGTTCCTGCCGGCGTGCCGAACCATTTCATCTTTGTCCGGCTCAGGGGCAAAAGCCCTGATGATCGGCGTTTCGCCCAATTACCCGCCGCTTATGTTCATGCAAAACGGCGGGATCGCCGGCGCGGAGGTTGACCTGGCTTCGGAACTCGGCAAGGCGCTCAACCGTCCGGTCCGTTTCCTGCAAGTCAGGTGGGACGACCAGATTGACACCCTCCTCGCGGGACGAATTGACATCATCATGTCGGGAATGACCATCACCGCCGCGCGCAAGGTGCGGATTGCGTTCAGCGACCCTTACCTCCAGCTCGGTATCATGCCGCTGGTCCGCACGCGTGACGCGGCAAAATACTCATCGGCGGAAAAAATCATCAACGGCGACGCCCGGATCGGCGTTGAAAGGGGTTCCACGGCGGACGTCTTCGCCAACCGCAGCTGCCGCTCAACTTCAATTTCCTACGTCCAGCCGATTGACGCCTATTTCTTCCTTGTCAACCGCCGGATTGATGTTTTCCTGCACGACGGCCCCGGCGTGATCTGGCTGGCCGCAAAACACGAAGCGGACCTGCAGGCCATCCGCTTGCCGCTCACCAGGGATGACATCGCGTGGGGACTGCGCAAGGACGACACGGAGCTGCTGGCCGCGGTCAACCGCGCGCTTGCCGCATGGAAAAAAGACGGAACCCTGCAGAAAATTCTGGATAAATGGCTGCCGACCGAACGAAATTGA
- a CDS encoding DUF2723 domain-containing protein, translating to MNNPGKQDKRGGDQPPAGQNLAAPDPLFRINDWLAFAVAFAIALFVFAWTLAPTVTLEDSGELVVAADYLGVPHPPGYPIWTMLAWLFQAIFGFMRYYGQPNPAWGVNFMSAFFGALLAGNVALLISRSGLDMLQFRRHEENQPSTGNEKIISWASGVSAGLLLAFCPYIWSQAVIAEVYTLNAFLHVLIMTLLYAWMRRPKSSRILYWMAFTFGVTFTNCQPVILLVPAIILVLFATDRKLCRDCVAGGLIIVGAFILFSIFLPQYAVRPFEPKERWIFIAALMLVAPGVMFVFTRELFTEWRRVLAMALCAGLGISLFVYLPIASEFNPPMNWGYPRTWEGFKHAVTRGQYQALSPAFKPLDFIKQSYEFFSQLEDQFPFPIAFLAIVPVFYFRYIWRRNWAWLSGSIIAFAFMGPGMMVILNPPHDVQSLFIAEVQFVQSTSVYAIWLGYGLLFALAFLESVFSRKMMLIGAIAITLLLPLSLIWQNRYDDKIINSTGGNEQRGHDFGWQFGNYQLRGIDAIMEELRPGETPPPNPEYPPEMGTNAIFFGGTDPGRFVPTYMIYSARVRSDVFLITQNALADNTYMNVMRDLYGDQIWIPTPQDTNRAFQSYVEDVRAGRIPANAAVSIDKNGKVSVQGVQGVMEINGIISKAIFEANKSKHPFYVEESYVIMWMYPYLEPHGLIMKINPEPLPALTPEMIKNDMDFWNWYANRLLSDKKFERDTVARKSFSKLRCAIAGLYAYRRLFNEAEAAFRQAVNLFPGSPEANFRLADLYLQNNRFADALSVMEKNLEWDPRNDRIVGFINQIRDMEKMHNRINELQQELAGGGGTLDHVLELSMLYLRSNRDQPFADLSRQVLNNTSLPPQICLKVAEIAMSVQPQRLGMVAEAYQHYLAREPSDPRIWHELGCVQAAIGQPSNALHSLQQAVALGGEPIKDVMRKDQRLEPLRVSPVFQKLVAPAPQRGFTPFPGIVPP from the coding sequence ATGAACAACCCGGGGAAACAGGATAAACGCGGCGGCGATCAGCCGCCGGCGGGACAAAATCTTGCCGCTCCGGACCCCTTGTTTCGCATCAACGACTGGCTGGCGTTTGCCGTGGCGTTTGCGATAGCGTTGTTTGTCTTCGCCTGGACTCTGGCGCCCACGGTTACGCTGGAAGACTCGGGCGAGCTGGTGGTGGCCGCCGATTACTTGGGCGTGCCGCACCCGCCCGGTTATCCCATCTGGACCATGCTGGCCTGGCTTTTCCAGGCAATCTTCGGCTTTATGCGCTATTACGGCCAGCCGAATCCGGCCTGGGGCGTGAATTTCATGTCGGCCTTTTTCGGGGCCTTGCTTGCGGGCAACGTGGCGCTCCTGATAAGCCGTTCCGGCCTGGACATGCTGCAGTTCCGGCGCCACGAGGAAAACCAACCTTCCACCGGCAACGAAAAAATCATCAGCTGGGCCAGCGGCGTTTCGGCGGGATTGCTCCTGGCTTTCTGCCCCTACATCTGGTCCCAGGCGGTCATCGCCGAGGTCTATACCCTCAACGCCTTCCTGCACGTTTTGATCATGACCCTCCTCTACGCCTGGATGCGGCGACCGAAATCCAGCCGGATTCTTTACTGGATGGCGTTCACCTTCGGGGTTACTTTTACCAACTGCCAGCCTGTTATTCTTCTGGTCCCGGCCATTATCCTGGTTCTCTTTGCGACCGACCGGAAACTCTGCCGCGACTGCGTGGCCGGCGGGTTGATTATTGTCGGCGCGTTTATCCTGTTTTCAATATTTTTACCGCAGTACGCGGTCCGGCCATTTGAGCCGAAGGAACGCTGGATTTTTATCGCCGCGCTCATGCTGGTTGCGCCGGGCGTCATGTTTGTCTTTACGCGCGAACTTTTTACCGAGTGGCGGCGGGTGCTGGCCATGGCGCTCTGCGCGGGCCTGGGGATCAGCCTCTTCGTTTACCTGCCGATTGCCTCAGAGTTCAATCCGCCGATGAACTGGGGTTATCCGCGCACCTGGGAGGGCTTCAAGCACGCCGTCACCCGCGGACAGTACCAGGCCCTCTCGCCGGCGTTCAAGCCCCTGGATTTCATCAAGCAATCATACGAATTCTTCAGCCAGCTTGAAGACCAGTTCCCTTTCCCGATCGCTTTCCTGGCCATTGTGCCGGTTTTTTACTTCCGTTATATCTGGCGGAGGAATTGGGCCTGGCTCTCGGGGTCAATCATTGCTTTTGCCTTCATGGGGCCGGGCATGATGGTGATTCTGAATCCACCGCACGACGTGCAATCGCTTTTCATCGCCGAGGTGCAGTTTGTGCAGTCAACTTCCGTTTATGCAATCTGGCTGGGGTACGGGCTGCTCTTCGCCCTGGCTTTTCTTGAAAGCGTGTTTTCGCGCAAGATGATGCTCATAGGCGCCATCGCGATAACCTTGTTGCTGCCGCTTTCGCTCATCTGGCAGAACCGCTATGACGACAAAATCATCAATTCAACCGGCGGCAATGAACAACGCGGCCATGATTTCGGCTGGCAGTTCGGTAATTACCAGCTGCGCGGGATAGACGCCATCATGGAAGAACTGCGTCCCGGCGAAACGCCCCCCCCCAATCCTGAATATCCGCCTGAAATGGGGACGAACGCCATTTTCTTCGGCGGCACCGATCCCGGACGGTTTGTGCCCACCTACATGATTTACTCCGCCCGGGTGCGCTCGGACGTTTTCCTGATCACGCAGAACGCTCTGGCCGACAACACCTACATGAACGTGATGCGCGACCTGTACGGCGACCAGATCTGGATTCCCACGCCCCAGGACACCAACCGCGCTTTCCAATCCTACGTGGAAGACGTGCGCGCCGGACGCATCCCGGCCAACGCCGCCGTCAGCATTGACAAGAACGGCAAGGTGAGCGTGCAGGGCGTGCAGGGCGTGATGGAAATCAACGGCATCATCAGCAAGGCGATCTTTGAGGCCAACAAGAGCAAGCATCCCTTTTATGTTGAGGAAAGCTATGTGATCATGTGGATGTATCCCTACCTGGAACCGCACGGGTTAATCATGAAAATCAATCCCGAACCGCTGCCGGCTCTGACCCCGGAAATGATCAAGAACGACATGGATTTCTGGAACTGGTATGCCAACCGCCTGCTGAGCGATAAAAAATTTGAAAGGGACACCGTGGCGCGCAAGTCCTTTTCAAAACTGCGCTGCGCTATTGCCGGGCTTTACGCCTACCGCCGCCTGTTCAACGAAGCCGAGGCAGCTTTCCGCCAGGCCGTCAATCTTTTCCCGGGCAGTCCCGAGGCCAATTTCCGCCTCGCCGATCTTTACCTCCAGAACAACCGTTTCGCCGATGCGCTCAGCGTGATGGAAAAGAATCTTGAATGGGACCCGCGGAACGACAGAATAGTCGGCTTTATCAACCAGATCAGGGACATGGAAAAAATGCACAACCGGATCAATGAATTGCAGCAGGAGCTGGCCGGCGGGGGTGGAACGCTGGACCATGTCCTGGAACTGTCCATGCTGTATTTGCGGTCCAACCGGGACCAGCCGTTTGCCGATTTGTCCCGGCAGGTCTTGAACAATACCAGCCTGCCGCCGCAAATCTGCCTGAAAGTCGCCGAGATAGCAATGTCGGTCCAACCCCAGCGCCTCGGCATGGTGGCGGAAGCATATCAGCATTATCTGGCGCGCGAGCCTTCCGATCCCAGGATCTGGCACGAACTGGGCTGCGTGCAGGCCGCGATCGGCCAGCCCAGCAATGCCCTGCATTCCCTGCAACAGGCCGTTGCCCTCGGCGGCGAGCCCATCAAAGACGTTATGCGCAAAGACCAGCGCCTGGAACCGTTGCGCGTTTCGCCTGTTTTTCAGAAACTTGTCGCCCCCGCCCCGCAGCGCGGCTTTACGCCGTTCCCGGGAATTGTGCCTCCTTAA
- a CDS encoding RsmE family RNA methyltransferase: MRRCFVDQDVFRQKISELPAGEAHHLLNVLRVKKGDEIEVFDGRGRTARAALLSARKDSAVISILSSTIRRADPPAPAVVLIQALPKHSGLDAIVQKATELGVHKIIPAVTDRVIVKISGRAADEKVARWRKIILAAAKQSRTAWLPEINPIVSLAEAVREVPCDLRIFGSLAPQAPLLREVMAKVGRPGPGSIALAIGPEGDLTDEEQGMLVGANFKPASFGTEVLRVETAAVFGLSALNYEFRR; encoded by the coding sequence ATGAGACGATGTTTTGTTGATCAGGACGTTTTCAGGCAGAAAATAAGCGAACTTCCGGCCGGCGAAGCCCATCATCTCTTGAACGTGCTGCGGGTGAAAAAGGGCGACGAGATTGAAGTTTTTGACGGCCGCGGGCGGACGGCGCGCGCCGCATTGCTTTCCGCGCGCAAAGATTCCGCCGTGATCAGCATTTTATCCTCAACCATCCGCCGCGCCGACCCGCCCGCTCCCGCCGTTGTCCTGATCCAGGCCCTGCCCAAACATTCCGGCCTGGACGCAATTGTTCAAAAAGCAACCGAGTTGGGCGTTCATAAAATCATTCCGGCGGTCACGGACCGGGTCATAGTCAAAATAAGCGGCCGCGCGGCCGACGAAAAGGTCGCGCGCTGGCGGAAAATAATTCTGGCGGCCGCCAAGCAGAGCCGGACGGCCTGGCTTCCGGAAATAAACCCGATTGTTTCCCTGGCGGAGGCCGTTCGGGAGGTTCCATGCGATTTGCGTATTTTCGGATCGCTCGCCCCGCAAGCGCCGCTGCTCAGGGAGGTCATGGCAAAGGTTGGCCGGCCGGGTCCGGGAAGCATTGCGTTGGCCATCGGGCCGGAAGGCGACCTGACCGATGAAGAGCAGGGGATGCTGGTCGGTGCGAATTTCAAACCGGCGAGTTTCGGAACCGAAGTGCTGCGGGTTGAAACCGCCGCTGTTTTCGGTTTGAGCGCGCTCAATTACGAATTCCGCCGGTAA
- the dnaJ gene encoding molecular chaperone DnaJ: MTTKRDYYEVLSLPRSASPEEVKKSYRKLAMQYHPDKNAGNKESEERFKEISEAYEILSDPEKRQRYDRFGHAGVKSSFGPGGFDFFRDFTHGSDFQDIFGDFFGGGMFEDMFARGSGRRGAARSGKGADLRFDLEISFEESVFGAEREVTLPISQECAVCRGSGCEPGRKKETCRRCGGQGVVIMSSGFFRIQQDCPACGGRGEVITHPCRNCRGSGLVKSRQKLSIRIPPGVETGSRLRLAGKGEGGVQNGPPGDLYVVMHVLPHNIFQREGADLFCEVPIPFETAALGGEAEVPTLEGWARLKIEPGTANGKILRLSGKGVYDFNTSIRGDLHVRLTVEIPKNLSGAQKKKLKEYFEHFGESNYPALEQFRKNAEAFLKYKEK; this comes from the coding sequence GTGACAACCAAGCGCGATTATTACGAAGTGCTCAGTCTTCCCCGTTCCGCTTCGCCGGAAGAGGTCAAGAAATCCTACCGGAAGCTGGCGATGCAGTATCACCCCGACAAGAATGCCGGCAACAAGGAATCCGAGGAGCGTTTCAAGGAAATTTCGGAGGCCTATGAGATTTTAAGCGATCCCGAGAAACGGCAGCGCTACGACCGGTTCGGACACGCCGGCGTCAAATCGTCGTTCGGCCCGGGCGGTTTTGATTTCTTCCGCGATTTCACGCACGGCTCCGATTTTCAGGATATTTTCGGCGACTTCTTCGGCGGCGGCATGTTTGAGGACATGTTTGCGCGCGGTTCCGGCCGGCGCGGCGCGGCGCGCTCCGGCAAGGGCGCCGATTTGAGGTTTGACCTGGAGATAAGCTTTGAGGAATCGGTCTTTGGCGCCGAACGCGAAGTCACGCTTCCCATTTCCCAGGAATGCGCCGTGTGCCGCGGAAGCGGCTGCGAGCCCGGGCGCAAAAAAGAAACCTGCCGGCGCTGCGGCGGGCAGGGGGTCGTTATCATGTCCAGTGGCTTTTTCCGCATTCAGCAGGATTGCCCGGCCTGCGGCGGCCGCGGCGAGGTCATCACCCATCCCTGCCGCAACTGCCGCGGGAGCGGCCTGGTGAAAAGCCGGCAGAAACTCTCCATCAGAATTCCGCCGGGAGTGGAAACCGGGTCGCGCCTGCGCCTGGCCGGGAAGGGCGAAGGCGGGGTTCAGAACGGACCGCCGGGGGATTTATATGTGGTCATGCACGTCTTGCCGCATAACATCTTCCAGCGGGAGGGGGCGGACCTTTTCTGCGAGGTCCCGATCCCTTTTGAAACCGCGGCGCTGGGCGGCGAGGCGGAGGTGCCGACTTTGGAAGGATGGGCGCGGTTGAAAATTGAGCCCGGTACGGCCAACGGGAAAATCCTGCGCCTCTCGGGCAAGGGGGTCTACGACTTCAATACGAGCATCCGGGGCGACCTCCATGTCCGTTTGACGGTTGAAATTCCCAAAAACCTGTCCGGCGCCCAGAAGAAAAAACTGAAGGAATATTTTGAGCATTTCGGCGAAAGCAATTACCCGGCCCTGGAGCAGTTCCGCAAAAATGCCGAGGCTTTTTTGAAATATAAAGAAAAGTAG
- a CDS encoding nucleotide exchange factor GrpE — MNKQKDKHHSGDVSLKSQREPLQTEKQPEAAAAATPAEQAAQASAKSSEPQKSAQEIERLKDQLLRLGADFENYRKRSLREKNEIYENANETLTLELLPALDHLQLALSAAGKHEADKAFREGLQLIADQLMTVLVKFGLEKINSEKQQFDPNLHEAVSCLPSETEPEGVIIAQSRPGYKFKNRLLRPAQVVVSGGKPLPKTNDKQSSAGDKKQ; from the coding sequence ATGAACAAACAAAAAGACAAGCATCATTCCGGGGATGTCTCCCTGAAAAGCCAGAGGGAGCCGCTCCAGACGGAAAAACAACCCGAAGCGGCGGCCGCGGCAACGCCGGCGGAACAAGCGGCGCAGGCGTCCGCCAAATCGTCCGAGCCTCAAAAATCCGCGCAGGAGATTGAACGCCTCAAGGATCAACTGCTCCGGCTCGGCGCCGATTTTGAAAACTACCGCAAACGTTCCCTGCGCGAAAAAAACGAGATTTATGAAAACGCCAACGAAACATTGACGCTTGAATTGTTGCCGGCGCTTGATCACCTTCAGCTTGCGCTCTCGGCCGCCGGCAAACATGAGGCTGACAAGGCCTTCCGGGAGGGGCTGCAGCTCATTGCCGATCAACTGATGACCGTGCTGGTAAAATTCGGCCTTGAAAAAATCAATTCGGAAAAACAACAGTTTGATCCGAACCTTCACGAAGCCGTCAGCTGCCTGCCGTCGGAAACCGAGCCGGAAGGAGTGATTATCGCCCAGAGCCGGCCGGGATATAAATTTAAAAACCGGCTTTTGCGACCGGCGCAGGTGGTGGTTTCCGGGGGCAAACCGCTGCCGAAAACAAATGACAAGCAATCATCCGCGGGTGACAAAAAACAGTGA
- a CDS encoding phosphoribosyltransferase family protein, with protein sequence MSQVAGKISRPVLIIDDVLDSGDTVRAVRRKIRETDAPVAVMCQKPWSIIKPDYCLISTEKWIIFPWE encoded by the coding sequence TTGAGCCAGGTTGCGGGAAAAATCAGCAGGCCGGTGTTGATAATTGACGATGTTCTGGACAGCGGCGATACTGTCCGGGCGGTCCGGAGAAAAATACGGGAAACGGACGCGCCGGTCGCAGTCATGTGCCAGAAACCATGGTCAATCATTAAGCCGGACTATTGCCTGATCAGCACGGAAAAATGGATAATATTTCCGTGGGAATAA
- the rsmI gene encoding 16S rRNA (cytidine(1402)-2'-O)-methyltransferase, with protein MKPGLYIVGTPIGNLEDVSPRALETLRQADFILAEDTRHTRILLDRHRLKGNLVSCHKFNEQSRSAFVLSQIGAGRAVAIVTNAGMPAIADPGARIARACRQSALFVTVIPGPSSVTAAVAMSGFGGGGFLAEGFLPRKKGARRRRLAELKTIGMPVAILESPYRCRQFLEEVKEIFQEREIFMGRELTKLNEECMWGAAAEISRRLMEKYGGSPEWKVKGELTFVIAPASKLEIAKNMISL; from the coding sequence ATGAAACCGGGGCTTTACATTGTCGGCACGCCGATCGGCAACCTGGAAGACGTCAGTCCCAGGGCGCTGGAGACATTGCGGCAGGCTGATTTTATTCTGGCCGAAGACACGCGGCATACCCGCATTCTGCTTGACCGCCACCGGCTCAAGGGAAATCTGGTAAGCTGTCACAAGTTCAACGAGCAATCGCGCTCCGCCTTTGTGCTGTCGCAGATCGGGGCCGGCCGCGCGGTGGCCATTGTGACCAATGCCGGCATGCCGGCGATTGCCGACCCGGGCGCGCGCATTGCGCGCGCCTGCCGTCAAAGCGCCCTTTTTGTTACGGTCATTCCCGGGCCTTCGTCTGTAACCGCGGCGGTGGCCATGAGCGGATTCGGCGGCGGCGGTTTTCTCGCCGAAGGTTTTTTGCCGCGCAAAAAGGGCGCGCGCCGCCGGCGCCTGGCCGAGTTGAAGACAATCGGCATGCCGGTCGCAATCCTGGAATCGCCCTATCGCTGCCGGCAGTTCCTTGAAGAAGTTAAAGAGATATTCCAGGAAAGGGAAATTTTTATGGGAAGGGAGTTGACCAAACTCAACGAAGAATGCATGTGGGGCGCGGCCGCGGAAATCAGCCGGCGGCTCATGGAAAAATACGGCGGTTCTCCGGAATGGAAAGTGAAAGGCGAATTGACTTTTGTCATTGCTCCCGCCTCCAAGCTGGAAATCGCAAAAAACATGATTTCTTTATGA
- the rpsB gene encoding 30S ribosomal protein S2, with the protein MSEKNEPFVSLSATDLLNAGVHFGHQSKRWNPKMKRFIFEKRSGIYVIDLHKSLAQLELAAQFLYKTAGGGKNILFVGTKRQCQEIIKDAATRSGQFYVISRWLGGTLTNYQNIANSIRHMKEIQNMREKGTLDAMPQKEASRLRHELERLERNLMGIAGLTDLPGLPGAMVVVDINREAIAVREANRVGIPVVAMVDTNCNPDPINYPIPANDDSTRSIKLIINVLADAIVKAGAEYALARAQAQQAAETKEGEKTGNKPAARPPRGKKTHRGAAAKSGRPEEKEPDVSPAEKTEKAEESETKVTPEPQPQS; encoded by the coding sequence ATGTCAGAAAAGAACGAACCTTTTGTCTCCCTCAGCGCCACCGATCTCCTCAATGCCGGCGTTCATTTCGGACACCAGAGCAAGCGCTGGAATCCCAAAATGAAGCGTTTTATTTTTGAGAAACGCAGCGGCATTTATGTCATTGACCTGCATAAAAGCCTGGCCCAGCTTGAGCTGGCCGCACAGTTTCTTTACAAAACGGCCGGCGGCGGCAAAAACATCCTGTTTGTCGGCACCAAGCGGCAATGCCAGGAAATCATCAAGGATGCCGCAACGCGTTCCGGGCAGTTTTACGTCATCAGCCGCTGGCTGGGCGGAACGCTTACCAATTATCAGAATATAGCCAACAGCATCCGGCATATGAAAGAAATTCAGAACATGCGGGAAAAGGGTACGCTGGACGCCATGCCCCAGAAGGAAGCCTCGCGCCTGCGCCATGAGCTGGAGCGCCTGGAACGCAATCTGATGGGCATTGCCGGCCTGACCGACCTGCCGGGATTGCCGGGGGCCATGGTTGTGGTGGATATCAACCGGGAAGCAATTGCCGTCCGGGAGGCCAACCGGGTCGGCATTCCGGTGGTTGCCATGGTGGATACCAATTGCAACCCCGACCCAATTAATTATCCGATCCCCGCGAATGACGATTCAACGCGTTCCATAAAATTAATAATCAACGTGCTGGCTGACGCGATTGTCAAGGCCGGCGCCGAGTATGCTCTCGCGCGCGCCCAAGCGCAGCAGGCGGCGGAAACAAAAGAAGGGGAAAAAACCGGTAACAAGCCGGCCGCCAGGCCGCCCCGGGGAAAAAAGACGCACCGCGGCGCGGCGGCAAAAAGCGGCCGGCCGGAAGAGAAAGAACCGGACGTCTCCCCCGCTGAAAAAACTGAAAAAGCGGAAGAATCGGAAACAAAGGTTACCCCCGAGCCCCAGCCGCAAAGTTGA
- the tsf gene encoding translation elongation factor Ts: MTEITAASVKALRDETNAGMMECKRALGEAGGDKAKALRILRERGIAIAEKKSSRAVNQGVIAAFIAESGKAGSLIEVNCETDFVAKNDGFRSFTAKLAEKAAAMDNSLAEAAKTDVTAKIAEIGENIVVRRNIRFVLQKPGIIAAYIHHGSAIGVLVELNCAKNDTASKPAFNDLAKDICLQVAASQPRFLDRASVPPAVTAAEKEIFAKQITGKPPQIVEKIVEGKLGKFYEQVCLLEQPFVKDQDKKIASLLAEKEKELADEIKIVRFARFQTGEAL, encoded by the coding sequence ATGACGGAAATCACAGCAGCATCAGTGAAGGCATTACGCGATGAAACCAACGCCGGCATGATGGAATGCAAGCGGGCCCTGGGCGAGGCGGGCGGCGACAAGGCCAAGGCGCTTCGCATTCTGCGGGAAAGAGGCATCGCCATCGCCGAAAAAAAATCGTCCCGGGCCGTTAATCAGGGCGTAATTGCCGCCTTTATTGCCGAAAGCGGGAAGGCGGGCAGCTTGATTGAGGTCAACTGCGAGACAGATTTCGTGGCCAAAAACGACGGCTTCCGTTCCTTTACCGCCAAACTGGCGGAAAAGGCTGCGGCCATGGACAACAGCCTGGCCGAAGCGGCCAAAACGGATGTTACCGCCAAGATTGCGGAAATAGGCGAAAACATCGTTGTCCGCCGCAATATCCGTTTTGTCCTGCAAAAACCCGGCATTATTGCCGCCTACATCCACCATGGCAGCGCCATCGGCGTTCTCGTGGAACTGAATTGCGCTAAAAACGATACGGCCTCAAAACCGGCTTTCAATGATCTGGCCAAAGATATCTGCCTGCAGGTTGCCGCCTCCCAGCCGCGTTTTCTGGACCGCGCAAGCGTGCCCCCCGCCGTTACCGCCGCGGAAAAGGAAATATTCGCGAAACAGATAACCGGCAAACCGCCGCAAATAGTGGAAAAAATCGTGGAAGGCAAACTCGGCAAGTTTTATGAGCAGGTCTGCCTCCTGGAACAGCCTTTTGTGAAAGACCAGGATAAAAAGATCGCATCTTTGCTGGCGGAAAAGGAAAAAGAACTGGCGGATGAGATAAAAATCGTAAGATTTGCCAGGTTCCAGACGGGCGAGGCGCTTTAA